From a single Plasmodium yoelii strain 17X genome assembly, chromosome: 9 genomic region:
- a CDS encoding vacuolar protein sorting 35 encodes MNSYKESNHVVDQKRLLDECIFVVKEQSFFMKQALDNGSLRDTLKHASNMLCELKTTELSPKYYYELYMLIFNELQHLDSFINDKKKHKKKFIDIYESVQHAGNIIPRLYLLIIVGRNYIKNKDIKAKYILKDMTELCKGIQHPLKGLFLRYFLIQMCKDRIPDTGSEYEESGGGNINDAFEFLLTNFYECLKLWNRMNDKIIPVSGNTSNIDDNVLKNNKIQISKEKMDVKMLVGSILVRMSQLEGMTKQYYIEKCLPKLLLYLSNINDSRIQQYIFESIVQVFSDECHLYSLEILLDSILKLNNSVDYKNILITLLKRLRSFIEHNKSDFPKEIDIFNLFYNHLVIYADRTIEQCRNESDGFNNVQNNLININDKVCNLNKNNEDIDVSQNVTRLNDQNIQKNSIIVNDNNNNNKNVKKNKEETVQIIIKMLQVLYEFIFLCICMYDSTRINGLFELAYKIVSNVNINDDEISEQVINIIVLPFNHLGINALKAKNIKNLLNSINDKYKKKLSLNIIDAIIECKNKEIIYQNVEEMLKFISCIFYDDIISTPKKNINKKDPFNFENNSIIYTSEKISKFFHIITNTNDIDQKYNTSMLFYNYIYDSIYFSQLLPSIIFTFLNLVTKIIDIGTSIPENNENINLLDSESNKKREDTYYDTYLNNYTNKDVNTNSNFYLQETEILSEDKINQYNKYAKNIFKFIHTNLLTISNDIPILAFKIFLLTSIVVNKYDKFINDYSFISFDNIEDICLEFITQALIIYEECINLSSQQFESIIWAIGILTSHINLLDNENYNNIALKLCQHANKLLKKKDQCIGLLMCSHLYWENKKYRNSKKTYECLQKALKAAEIAIQSNSDNIFLFVYTLKKYIYYYELSNIEITENSINYLISICQEYYSDISKDSSINQEYLQICKDIQTKKQTNQNLFENVNVYLPS; translated from the exons ATGAATTCATATAAAGAATCTAATCATGTAGTAGACCAAAAACGATTATTGGATGAATGCATTTTCGTTGTTAAGGAGCAAAGTTTTTTTATGAAACAAGCTCTG GATAATGGCTCCCTACGAGATACTCTAAAGCATGCATCCAACATGCTGTGCGAATTAAAAACGACAGAATTGTCTccgaaatattattatgaattgtacatgttaatatttaatgaGTTGCAACATTTAGATAGttttataaatgataaaaaaaaacataaaaaaaaatttattgatatatatgaaaGTGTGCAGCATGCAGGAAACATAATACCtcgtttatatttgttgatAATTGTTGGAAGaaattacataaaaaataaagatataaaagcaaaatatattttaaaagatatGACAGAATTATGTAAAGGTATACAGCATCCATTAAAAGGATTATTTTTGAGATATTTTTTGATACAGATGTGTAAAGATAGAATACCAGATACAGGAAGTGAATATGAAGAATCAGGAGGAGGAAATATTAATGATgcatttgaatttttattaacaaatttttatgaatGTTTAAAATTATGGAATAGAAtgaatgataaaataataccAGTTAGTGGAAATACATCTAATATAGATgataatgttttaaaaaataataaaattcaaaTTTCTAAAGAAAAAATGGATGTTAAAATGTTAGTTGGTTCTATATTAGTTCGAATGTCACAATTAGAAGGAATGACaaaacaatattatatagaaaaatgtttaccaaaattattattatatttatctaatattaatgattcaaGAATccaacaatatatatttgaatcTATTGTTCAGGTATTTAGTGATGAATGTCATTTATATAGTttagaaatattattagattctattttaaaattaaataattctgttgattataaaaatatactcaTTACATTATTAAAAAGGTTAAGATCTTTTATTGAACATAATAAATCTGATTTCCCAAAAGaaattgatatatttaatttgttttataaCCATCTTGTTATATATGCTGATAGAACTATAGAACAATGTAGAAACGAATCTGATGGTTTTAATAATGTACAAAATaacttaataaatattaatgataaagtttgtaatttaaataaaaataacgaaGATATAGATGTGTCTCAAAATGTAACTAGACTTAATGatcaaaatattcaaaaaaattctATTATtgtaaatgataataataataataataaaaatgttaaaaaaaacaaagaagaaactgttcaaattataataaaaatgcttcaagttttatatgaatttatttttttatgtatatgtatgtatgatAGTACAAGAATTAATGGATTATTCGAATTAGCATATAAAATAGTATCAAatgttaatataaatgatgatGAAATTTCTGAACAAgtcataaatattattgttttacCATTTAACCATTTAGGAATTAATGCACTAAAAgctaaaaatattaaaaatttattaaatagtataaatgataaatataaaaaaaaattaagtttaaatattattgatGCTATTATagaatgtaaaaataaagaaatcatatatcaaaatgttgaagaaatgttaaaatttatttcatgcattttttatgatGATATTATATCGaccccaaaaaaaaatattaataaaaaggatccgtttaattttgaaaataattcaattatatatacatcaGAAAAGatatcaaaattttttcATATCATTACAAACACAAATGATATAGatcaaaaatataacacatctatgttattttataattatatatatgatagtATATATTTCAGTCAATTACTTCCTAGTATCatatttacttttttaaatttggtcacaaaaataatagatattgGAACATCTATTccagaaaataatgaaaatataaatttattagattctgaatcaaataaaaaacgtGAAGACACATATTATGATACATATCttaataattatacaaataaagaTGTTAACACAAATTCTAATTTTTATCTACAAGAAACCGAAATTTTAAGTGAAGATAAAATTAatcaatataataaatatgcaaaaaatattttcaaatttatacATACTAATTTATTAACTATTTCAAATGATATACCAATTTTagcatttaaaatatttttacttaCATCTATAgtagtaaataaatatgataaatttataaatgatTATTCTTTTATATCTTTTGATAATATTGAAGATATCTGTTTAGAATTTATTACACAAgctttaataatttatgaagaatgtataaatttatctTCTCAACAATTTGAATCTATTATATGGGCTATTGGTATATTAACATcacatattaatttattagataatgaaaattataataatatagctCTAAAATTATGTCAACAtgctaataaattattaaaaaaaaaagatcaATGTATTGGACTCTTAATGTGTTCTCATTTATAttgggaaaataaaaaatatagaaatagtaaaaaaactTATGAATGCTTACAAAAAGCTTTAAAAGCTGCAGAAATTGCTATACAATCAAACagtgataatatatttttatttgtttatactttaaaaaaatatatatattattatgaattATCAAATATAGAAATTACTGAAAACAGTATTAATTATCTCATTAGCATATGTCAAGAGTATTATTCTGATATTTCTAAAGATAGCTCAATTAATCAAGAATATTTACAAATTTGTAAGGACATACAAACTAAGAAACAAACTAATCAAAATCTTTTTGAGAATGTTAATGTTTATTTGCCTAGTTAA